A single genomic interval of Haloplanus sp. GDY1 harbors:
- the csg gene encoding HVO_2072 family ArtA-dependent S-layer glycoprotein, translating into MAALMVLSIFAVSAPAAAAPQVGLSAPDDAGSAQQGDTFTVTYDYTNTGDEAGDAGRIEFTTPSGVEATSIEGDGASGLGGEPQSVLYGLSGPIQPGETLTTTVTFEVASDAATGDQQVDAEAFIEGSTSSTTVSTTVTIEADDGNGDNGDDGEVDPDGDNRAANQDGTGEFNTADGEGFILPGATVFQGESGLQLGGDLAGEELLKTAGDAEGVPLNLPDVPQSQETGRYTTDGTPGADGVVVTTPRVTTLEVLNTNGEDIAGGSVGEGQSDQSGAGQLTVVGAWNYEEAEDLELTVEDDTGLDVTGDVANDAVKGESDQGTDVNGQDISSNEVGYDLDLSDTGTGTYTISLAGTDDLGFGEASQSTTITVTGDDDPSLQIDEDDVVRGEDVRFEIQGSDAGDQHTVLIESDDFRDGLSGEDAQRIFRNVGDTDEVGVVTDGGNTAVPRGTTPSGTVDYAYATVTIDDGTGLGVGQIETQYLDDSDIDMYLYEQGYLVPFELGSTPTEEAEVDDQSISIEQGDLSIESPGNTYVVGSEVDVNGTASEGIEEVAFYVRRQNDYQLLDIDGSDTLTVDADGTFEEEDVILSQGNEPGNNELSQPGTYRLGVVDAGGIGATPPETISTSNFNTNTSSQKSLRVLDTELQASFKTVGGQVAVEDNSVNVSGTAFGSQQAYIVFVGERGNTAFHTVSVDDDNTFDEDDLTVSTSAGGSGIAEGEVSAHVLIPGRDDNFGDGSFGDVAGQSSGDFQEFVANLDNDNSGLTGQQVRSRILDQTTEEVASDDRMVTTRFRYADAQTTINTVYPEGMEASGVNPVGVDDTLVAEGGTNLRPDDNSITVELLTQDGDSVALTTTEEWSFDGTWMVSMELEDVQTGSYILEADDSYNTDIVDVEIVQNVQTATPEPTETPEPTPTETATPEPTATATPEPTATATAEPTDTPTPTSGGGPGFGAIVAVIALLAAALLATRRDN; encoded by the coding sequence ATGGCAGCCCTCATGGTGCTGTCCATCTTCGCGGTCTCTGCCCCTGCCGCTGCCGCGCCACAGGTTGGCCTTAGTGCCCCTGATGACGCTGGGAGCGCACAGCAGGGAGACACGTTCACGGTAACGTACGACTATACAAATACCGGCGACGAGGCCGGTGACGCAGGCCGTATCGAGTTCACGACGCCCAGCGGCGTCGAAGCAACGAGTATCGAAGGCGATGGGGCATCTGGTCTTGGAGGCGAACCGCAGAGCGTCCTCTACGGCCTCAGCGGTCCCATCCAGCCTGGCGAGACTCTCACCACGACGGTCACCTTCGAGGTGGCTTCGGACGCAGCAACTGGTGATCAGCAGGTTGACGCTGAAGCCTTCATCGAAGGCAGCACCTCCAGCACCACCGTCAGTACGACCGTCACCATCGAAGCAGATGATGGTAACGGGGACAACGGTGATGACGGCGAGGTTGACCCCGACGGTGACAACCGTGCCGCCAACCAGGACGGGACGGGTGAATTCAACACCGCGGACGGTGAAGGGTTCATCCTCCCCGGTGCAACCGTCTTCCAGGGCGAGTCCGGCCTCCAGCTCGGTGGCGACCTCGCTGGCGAGGAACTCCTGAAGACGGCCGGCGACGCTGAGGGTGTCCCCCTCAACCTCCCGGACGTCCCGCAGAGCCAGGAGACCGGTCGCTACACCACTGATGGCACGCCTGGCGCCGACGGTGTTGTCGTCACCACGCCGCGTGTCACCACGCTCGAAGTGCTCAACACGAACGGTGAGGACATCGCCGGCGGCTCCGTCGGCGAGGGTCAGAGCGACCAGTCCGGCGCCGGTCAACTCACCGTCGTCGGTGCCTGGAACTACGAGGAAGCCGAAGACCTCGAACTGACGGTCGAGGACGACACCGGTCTCGACGTGACCGGCGACGTCGCTAACGACGCCGTCAAGGGCGAGAGCGACCAAGGCACTGACGTCAACGGCCAGGACATCAGCTCCAACGAGGTCGGCTACGACCTTGACCTCTCGGACACTGGCACGGGCACATACACCATCTCGCTCGCCGGCACGGACGACCTCGGCTTCGGTGAGGCGTCCCAGTCGACGACCATCACGGTCACCGGCGACGACGACCCGAGCCTCCAGATCGACGAGGACGACGTCGTCCGCGGTGAGGACGTCCGCTTCGAGATCCAGGGCTCGGACGCTGGCGACCAGCACACGGTCCTGATCGAATCCGACGACTTCCGCGACGGCCTCTCCGGTGAGGACGCCCAGCGGATCTTCCGCAACGTCGGTGACACCGACGAGGTCGGTGTCGTCACCGACGGCGGCAACACGGCTGTCCCGCGCGGCACCACGCCCAGCGGCACGGTCGACTACGCGTACGCGACCGTGACGATCGACGACGGCACGGGCCTCGGTGTCGGTCAGATCGAGACGCAGTACCTCGATGACTCCGACATCGACATGTACCTGTACGAGCAGGGCTACCTCGTGCCCTTCGAGCTGGGCTCGACCCCGACCGAAGAAGCTGAGGTCGACGATCAGTCGATCTCCATCGAGCAGGGTGACCTCTCGATCGAGTCGCCCGGCAACACGTACGTTGTCGGGAGCGAGGTGGACGTGAACGGGACGGCCTCCGAGGGCATCGAGGAGGTCGCCTTCTACGTCCGCCGGCAGAACGACTACCAGCTGCTCGACATCGACGGCTCGGACACGCTGACCGTCGATGCTGACGGCACGTTCGAAGAGGAAGACGTGATCCTCTCGCAGGGTAACGAGCCCGGTAACAACGAGCTGTCCCAGCCCGGGACCTACCGGCTCGGCGTCGTTGATGCCGGCGGTATCGGCGCGACGCCGCCCGAGACGATCAGCACGTCGAACTTCAACACGAACACGAGCTCCCAGAAGTCGCTGCGGGTGCTCGACACGGAACTGCAGGCGAGCTTCAAGACCGTCGGCGGCCAGGTGGCCGTCGAGGACAACTCGGTCAACGTGTCCGGGACGGCCTTCGGCTCGCAGCAGGCCTACATCGTCTTCGTCGGTGAGCGTGGGAACACGGCGTTCCACACGGTCAGCGTCGACGACGACAACACGTTCGACGAGGACGACCTCACGGTCTCCACGTCGGCGGGTGGCAGTGGCATCGCAGAGGGCGAGGTCAGTGCCCACGTCTTGATCCCCGGTCGTGACGACAACTTCGGTGACGGTAGCTTCGGTGACGTCGCTGGCCAGTCCAGCGGTGATTTCCAGGAGTTCGTCGCGAACCTGGACAACGACAACTCGGGTCTGACGGGCCAGCAGGTCCGCTCGCGTATCCTCGATCAGACGACCGAGGAAGTCGCGAGCGACGACCGGATGGTCACGACGCGCTTCCGCTACGCGGACGCGCAGACGACCATCAACACGGTCTACCCCGAAGGCATGGAAGCCTCGGGTGTCAACCCGGTCGGCGTTGACGACACGCTGGTCGCCGAGGGTGGCACGAACCTGCGCCCCGACGACAACTCCATCACCGTCGAACTGCTGACGCAGGACGGCGACTCGGTCGCGCTGACGACGACCGAGGAATGGTCCTTCGACGGGACCTGGATGGTCTCGATGGAGCTCGAGGACGTGCAGACCGGCTCGTACATCCTCGAGGCCGACGACAGCTACAACACGGACATAGTTGACGTCGAGATCGTCCAGAACGTCCAGACGGCGACGCCGGAACCGACGGAGACGCCGGAACCGACGCCGACGGAGACGGCGACGCCGGAGCCGACGGCGACGGCGACGCCCGAACCGACGGCGACGGCGACGGCTGAGCCGACTGACACGCCGACGCCCACCTCGGGTGGCGGCCCCGGCTTCGGTGCCATCGTCGCTGTCATCGCGCTGCTCGCGGCTGCGCTGCTCGCGACCCGGCGCGACAACTAA
- a CDS encoding carboxypeptidase-like regulatory domain-containing protein, which yields MTRPTDKLRGLFLAMIMVLSVMGGSIAFAGTAAAANTVTSGAGNSGDIAGNTAIDPASVTEGSNIDNHIIRFTVTDVQTDGDSDTVNVTVANEIAQEGLSVNGVSAEFANNDNQVSISSSAELVDGPDGDGVDDTIQFGIQPDDGVRDIEFQVDVTTNAPSVTSTTNYGISASFVDSGGDDIASTTFTQLEVVDTANGGYLSGRVSDTQNDDVANAIVRATGGGVTASTRTNADGEYTLRVPVGTYDITVERRGYTTATANDNEVDQGQTTTANLVIEQLPTEYRLDVTVDNGNKTANIASEGTANATVTVEQRPRGSTDAWLPAGDQDVTLELTNNDILDPNSTTVTTDSNGDATVEFQAENIGNTNVTASTEANDGTPYSTSNSEEATVSVYGVGEITGDVVNEDDDELAAGQATVSLYRLGTNNVVATSEIGQGGSYVFTNVPSGFEYRMVATTDGGLSGSAVTENPIDAGNTTTNDIVVTGAEPSPPNGGNSVVDQFDTNGEAGIQPGEAQDAIAALNNNQIDPSGAQAVIAALNS from the coding sequence ATGACAAGACCAACAGACAAGTTGCGCGGTCTGTTCCTGGCCATGATAATGGTCCTTTCCGTAATGGGAGGATCCATTGCATTCGCTGGAACAGCTGCCGCAGCAAATACCGTCACTTCCGGGGCTGGAAATAGCGGTGACATTGCTGGAAACACCGCTATTGACCCGGCAAGTGTAACAGAAGGATCGAATATTGACAATCACATCATCCGGTTCACTGTGACTGATGTCCAGACCGATGGTGACAGTGACACGGTGAATGTTACTGTCGCGAACGAAATCGCGCAGGAAGGCCTCTCCGTTAACGGCGTTTCTGCCGAGTTCGCGAACAACGATAATCAGGTCTCGATCTCAAGCAGTGCCGAACTGGTTGACGGCCCCGACGGCGATGGGGTTGATGACACAATCCAGTTCGGGATTCAGCCGGACGATGGGGTCCGTGACATCGAATTCCAAGTGGATGTCACGACTAACGCACCGAGCGTTACCAGCACCACCAACTACGGTATCAGCGCGTCGTTCGTTGATAGTGGAGGAGACGACATCGCGTCGACGACCTTCACCCAGCTGGAAGTCGTTGACACCGCTAATGGTGGCTATCTCTCCGGTCGTGTCTCCGACACACAGAACGACGACGTCGCGAACGCGATTGTCCGAGCAACCGGTGGCGGTGTGACCGCATCGACGAGGACGAACGCAGATGGCGAATACACGCTGCGCGTTCCTGTTGGAACCTACGACATCACTGTTGAACGCAGGGGCTATACGACGGCCACTGCAAATGACAATGAAGTCGACCAGGGCCAAACGACTACTGCAAACCTCGTCATTGAACAGCTTCCCACTGAGTACCGTCTCGATGTGACGGTTGACAATGGGAATAAGACGGCCAATATCGCGAGCGAAGGAACGGCAAACGCGACAGTCACCGTTGAACAGCGTCCAAGAGGCAGCACCGATGCATGGCTGCCAGCTGGAGATCAGGATGTTACTCTCGAACTGACGAACAACGACATCCTGGATCCCAACTCCACGACCGTCACGACAGATAGCAACGGAGACGCCACGGTAGAGTTCCAGGCAGAGAACATTGGGAACACGAACGTCACTGCCTCGACCGAGGCCAATGATGGGACTCCCTACTCGACGTCCAACAGTGAGGAGGCAACCGTCAGCGTCTACGGCGTCGGTGAAATCACCGGCGATGTCGTAAACGAAGACGATGACGAGTTGGCTGCCGGTCAGGCAACTGTTAGCCTCTACCGACTGGGCACCAACAACGTAGTCGCCACTTCCGAGATTGGACAGGGCGGCTCGTATGTGTTCACCAACGTGCCGTCTGGATTCGAGTATCGGATGGTTGCCACCACGGACGGTGGTCTGTCCGGTTCCGCGGTAACCGAGAATCCGATTGACGCCGGTAATACAACGACTAACGACATCGTTGTTACCGGCGCTGAGCCGTCTCCGCCGAACGGTGGCAACTCCGTTGTCGATCAGTTCGACACGAACGGCGAGGCTGGCATTCAGCCCGGTGAAGCACAGGATGCCATTGCGGCACTGAACAATAACCAAATCGACCCGAGCGGAGCGCAAGCTGTCATTGCTGCGCTCAACAGCTAA
- a CDS encoding STT3 domain-containing protein: MPPDIYEETDNLLSEYPDLEEDLAIIVKKDQRGTWEFSEIPLDSGLFGELVSRGIAEQSGEGYRLVDRQAVADALHGDAPKRTQSKGSEDTRIERVLSDITLKRVGAILGSLLLVVGFRLFAYPQVFQNGDIVLLGNDPYYYRYWVETLLANTEGPITLKTLGSLPEPVANGEPLFVVTLVVAATFLGGNSTAAGVTLAWYPVVSAVFVGGITYLLATRLFADRRVGVATVGMLAIIPVHGFRSGLGFADHHAFDYFWLAATMLTLVILSEQHKLRDSRLWIAIGGFGLATTGQVLAWEAGPLLLLPIGLFLATRSLLDIQADRSPLRFGGPVLIGLGFCSLLVYLAHRGLAWHTSAVVSAPFLLFVGSSGIIFFAEGAWRWDLSPKYVATGEVVGLLAGVNLLPKLVPSVATTLARGRTFLVQTEGIAESISILSGRLGSIFGPAFLFGWVLFLALPYLCWLSFRAYREHDSVALVPVVYGWTFLILAVVQLRFAGELSIPIAVLAGLGFVHLTAWIDLSRGLPDFSDYRPPESTGTPSQPVSLSIPDRRTVLLLFVTFLLIGSMSFAMTPLKTNQLVISDEEYQAVTWMDEYSAEQDWEYPENYVLSIWGKNRFYNYFVSGEAASYQYAESHYGEFLTSSAGEQWYSQLHDRVGFIVLRDSPPGPDFTAESLQTRLHTHYGSESAAASGLSHYRLVYISDDASLTVFTLVPGARLAGTAPPGSTVSVSTTQSVTGEQFTYSRTVEADSTGQYAVTVPYPGEYTVGGSQMQVSPTAITANETISVPAEA, encoded by the coding sequence ATGCCGCCGGATATCTATGAAGAGACTGACAATCTTTTATCTGAGTATCCCGATCTCGAAGAGGATCTGGCTATCATAGTAAAGAAGGACCAACGGGGAACGTGGGAGTTTAGTGAAATTCCCCTTGATTCGGGTCTCTTTGGGGAGCTAGTGTCCCGAGGGATTGCTGAACAGTCTGGTGAGGGCTATCGTCTTGTTGATCGGCAGGCTGTTGCAGACGCACTACACGGTGATGCCCCCAAGAGGACACAGTCGAAGGGGAGTGAGGATACTCGGATTGAGAGAGTCTTGTCTGATATTACCCTGAAACGAGTCGGAGCTATACTTGGAAGCCTCCTATTGGTTGTTGGATTTCGACTCTTTGCCTATCCGCAGGTCTTTCAGAATGGGGATATCGTTCTTCTCGGAAATGACCCATATTACTACCGCTACTGGGTAGAAACCCTCCTCGCCAATACTGAAGGACCAATTACTCTCAAGACTCTGGGTTCACTTCCGGAACCAGTAGCGAACGGTGAGCCGCTCTTCGTAGTGACGCTCGTGGTAGCCGCGACGTTTCTGGGTGGTAATTCGACTGCGGCCGGTGTTACGCTTGCGTGGTATCCGGTCGTCTCGGCTGTCTTTGTTGGAGGGATCACATACCTTCTGGCAACCCGCCTATTTGCCGACCGGCGTGTCGGTGTTGCAACTGTGGGAATGCTCGCGATAATTCCTGTCCACGGATTCCGGAGTGGGCTTGGATTTGCTGATCATCATGCATTTGATTATTTCTGGCTCGCCGCCACGATGCTGACGCTTGTTATTCTTTCTGAGCAGCATAAACTTCGAGACTCGCGACTCTGGATTGCTATTGGGGGATTCGGGCTTGCAACTACCGGACAGGTTCTTGCCTGGGAGGCTGGGCCACTCCTGCTTCTCCCGATTGGCCTCTTCCTTGCAACCCGCTCCCTACTCGATATCCAGGCAGATCGATCACCTCTCCGGTTTGGCGGTCCGGTTTTGATTGGATTGGGCTTTTGTTCACTGCTTGTGTACCTTGCTCATCGTGGCCTCGCCTGGCATACGTCTGCCGTAGTGTCTGCTCCATTTCTCCTCTTTGTTGGGAGCAGTGGGATCATATTCTTCGCTGAAGGTGCTTGGAGATGGGATCTCTCCCCGAAATACGTCGCTACGGGTGAAGTTGTCGGGCTCCTTGCCGGCGTTAATCTGCTCCCCAAACTCGTTCCAAGTGTCGCAACGACACTAGCCCGCGGGCGTACATTCTTAGTTCAAACAGAGGGGATCGCTGAGTCGATATCTATACTCAGTGGGAGACTTGGCTCGATCTTTGGTCCTGCGTTCCTATTTGGATGGGTCCTTTTCCTTGCGTTACCGTACCTCTGCTGGCTCAGTTTTCGAGCATATCGAGAGCATGACTCTGTAGCCCTTGTCCCAGTCGTGTACGGGTGGACGTTCTTGATCCTTGCCGTAGTTCAACTCCGCTTTGCTGGTGAACTATCGATTCCCATCGCAGTGCTTGCTGGCCTTGGGTTTGTGCATCTCACCGCATGGATTGATCTCTCACGTGGGCTTCCTGACTTCAGTGACTATAGGCCGCCAGAATCGACCGGTACGCCGTCTCAACCCGTATCACTGTCTATCCCTGATCGCCGAACTGTCCTTTTACTGTTCGTGACCTTCCTGTTAATCGGCAGTATGAGTTTTGCAATGACCCCGCTAAAAACGAATCAGCTGGTTATCTCAGATGAAGAGTACCAAGCTGTGACGTGGATGGACGAGTATTCGGCTGAGCAGGATTGGGAGTATCCTGAGAATTACGTACTCAGTATCTGGGGAAAGAATCGATTCTACAACTATTTCGTAAGTGGTGAGGCAGCATCATATCAGTATGCGGAATCACATTACGGTGAGTTTCTCACATCCTCCGCTGGGGAACAATGGTACTCTCAACTTCATGATCGAGTTGGCTTTATCGTCCTGAGAGACTCACCACCAGGACCGGACTTTACTGCTGAATCACTACAGACTCGCCTCCACACCCACTATGGTAGCGAGAGTGCTGCTGCGTCCGGATTATCCCATTACCGCCTAGTCTATATTAGCGACGATGCCTCATTAACTGTCTTCACCCTTGTTCCAGGCGCGCGGTTGGCTGGCACAGCCCCACCTGGGTCAACAGTCTCCGTCTCGACAACTCAGTCCGTTACCGGGGAGCAATTCACCTATTCGCGCACGGTTGAAGCAGATTCGACTGGGCAGTACGCGGTCACCGTTCCGTATCCGGGAGAGTATACGGTTGGTGGCAGTCAAATGCAGGTCTCGCCAACAGCAATCACCGCGAATGAGACCATCTCAGTTCCTGCTGAGGCGTGA
- a CDS encoding undecaprenyl-diphosphate phosphatase, whose protein sequence is MDRSVLVAIAAGVLQGIFEWLPISSEGNITIVLAWLGESPQQAVAFALFLHLGTALSATAYYRHEIATELATIRTWRPEVARQEAYAKTTFLAVATLVSGGVGLSAYLLLSELVSALTGGAIVIVIGVLLLLTGVFQRLSTTVEDTSQKTPTLWDAVLVGIAQGLAILPGISRSGSTTGVLLLRGYEAPTSFRLSFLLSIPAALGGGFLAAFDTGLASLTLVSGTIALVTAAVVGYLTIDALMRVVNRVSFWAVCLGLGGLAILGGILLV, encoded by the coding sequence ATGGATCGCTCAGTACTCGTCGCAATCGCTGCTGGTGTGCTTCAGGGCATTTTTGAGTGGCTCCCCATCTCTAGCGAGGGAAATATCACAATTGTACTCGCTTGGCTTGGAGAAAGTCCCCAACAAGCAGTGGCCTTTGCCCTCTTTCTCCATCTCGGGACAGCACTCTCTGCGACAGCATACTATCGCCACGAAATCGCTACTGAGCTGGCAACGATTCGAACATGGCGTCCGGAAGTGGCACGTCAGGAAGCGTATGCGAAAACAACCTTTCTTGCGGTCGCGACACTCGTCTCCGGTGGCGTTGGCCTGAGCGCATATCTGCTTCTCTCGGAACTCGTCTCTGCGTTGACTGGCGGGGCTATTGTCATCGTCATTGGTGTGTTGCTTCTGCTGACTGGTGTCTTTCAGCGACTCTCAACCACGGTCGAGGACACTTCCCAGAAGACACCAACACTCTGGGATGCGGTTTTGGTTGGGATTGCCCAAGGCCTTGCGATCCTTCCAGGGATTTCTCGCTCTGGCTCGACGACAGGTGTCCTCCTTCTGCGTGGCTACGAGGCCCCCACGTCGTTCCGACTCTCGTTTCTGCTCTCGATTCCAGCCGCACTCGGCGGGGGATTCTTAGCGGCCTTTGATACTGGATTGGCTAGCCTGACGCTTGTGAGTGGTACGATTGCTCTGGTCACGGCAGCTGTTGTTGGATATCTTACGATTGATGCACTCATGCGAGTCGTCAATCGGGTATCCTTCTGGGCCGTCTGCCTTGGTCTGGGAGGTCTTGCTATCCTTGGCGGTATTCTCTTGGTGTGA
- a CDS encoding ATP-binding protein: MDQFVNRLDELDRLQALYESDAAELAIIYGRRQIGKSELVRQSIADRDDAVYYQAVQGTATTQLRRFVEAAATTYPDITAVKEEWEPLLTYLTDRDAIIVIDEFPYLIESNEGFPSVIQHLWGTAVDESQATLVLTGSAIGMIHTHVLDGGAPLYGRVSQTPNGRLELAQLPFRSIQEFVPTYDPEERVFVYGVFGGTPRYLSPLDPSQNLGENITRLLCDPDGPLHDEPETVLQMELTEVNTYFSVLESMASGNRSRNEIAQGAGIESTNTSYYFDRLETLQIIEKHHPALADPARSKRTRYKIQDPVFRFYFRYLYGRGGQYELYGENAYADLIEPELPDFVSETFESLCHQAVPALYADYQLTQVPRQWWYKGREVDVVAPTDESTLIAGEAKFTSTPLGYDVLSNLEDDVEHIDWTPTGGDEPTYEFALFSRSGFKRSVEEAADERDDLRLFDLSDIVAILESD; encoded by the coding sequence ATGGACCAGTTCGTCAATCGTCTCGATGAACTCGATCGGTTGCAGGCCCTCTACGAGAGTGACGCTGCAGAGCTCGCCATTATCTATGGGCGCCGTCAAATCGGCAAGAGCGAACTCGTCCGCCAATCGATTGCCGACCGCGACGATGCTGTGTACTATCAGGCAGTCCAAGGAACAGCGACGACACAACTTAGGCGATTCGTCGAAGCAGCAGCGACGACCTATCCAGACATCACGGCCGTCAAAGAGGAATGGGAACCGCTCTTGACGTACCTCACCGACAGAGACGCCATCATCGTTATCGACGAATTCCCGTACCTCATCGAATCGAACGAGGGGTTCCCGTCGGTCATTCAACACCTGTGGGGTACAGCTGTCGACGAGAGTCAGGCAACGCTCGTACTCACAGGCTCTGCAATCGGTATGATTCATACCCACGTCCTCGATGGCGGTGCGCCACTCTACGGCCGGGTATCTCAGACACCGAATGGCCGTCTCGAACTCGCCCAGCTGCCGTTTCGCTCTATCCAAGAGTTCGTGCCGACGTACGATCCCGAAGAACGGGTATTCGTCTATGGCGTCTTCGGTGGCACACCCCGATATCTCAGCCCACTCGATCCATCACAGAACCTCGGAGAGAACATCACGCGGCTGCTGTGCGACCCGGATGGCCCACTCCACGACGAGCCTGAAACCGTCCTTCAGATGGAACTCACCGAGGTGAACACGTATTTTTCCGTACTGGAATCGATGGCCAGCGGGAACCGCAGTCGAAACGAGATCGCCCAGGGAGCCGGCATCGAGAGTACCAACACGTCGTACTACTTTGACCGGCTGGAAACGCTCCAGATCATCGAGAAACACCATCCAGCACTCGCTGACCCGGCACGCAGCAAGCGGACGCGATACAAGATTCAGGATCCAGTATTCCGGTTTTACTTCCGGTATCTCTACGGCCGTGGAGGCCAGTACGAACTTTACGGCGAGAACGCCTACGCGGATCTCATCGAACCGGAATTGCCCGACTTCGTCAGCGAAACATTCGAATCGCTCTGTCACCAGGCGGTGCCGGCGCTCTATGCAGACTACCAGCTCACACAGGTGCCACGCCAGTGGTGGTACAAGGGCCGGGAGGTAGATGTCGTCGCCCCAACTGATGAGTCAACGCTAATCGCCGGCGAAGCGAAATTCACCAGCACTCCCCTCGGCTATGACGTGCTTTCGAATCTCGAAGACGACGTGGAGCACATCGACTGGACACCCACTGGAGGTGATGAGCCGACATATGAATTTGCCCTGTTCAGCCGTTCTGGCTTCAAACGCTCGGTTGAGGAAGCTGCAGACGAGCGTGATGACCTCCGTCTCTTCGATCTCTCCGATATTGTTGCCATTCTCGAGAGTGACTGA
- the tnpA gene encoding IS200/IS605 family transposase: protein MKTTRHATYNLNYHIVWLLKYRQSVLVKEVADRVRDILHEIADDKGLEIIDLTVQPDHIHLFVSSPPKHAPSLLANWFKGISSRKYNHRYADNEGEKIRWARGYYAGTAGHVSSETVQDYIQRHGEGDQ from the coding sequence ATGAAGACCACACGGCACGCGACCTACAACCTCAACTACCACATAGTGTGGTTGCTGAAGTACCGACAGTCGGTACTTGTCAAGGAGGTCGCCGACCGTGTGCGAGACATCCTCCACGAAATCGCCGACGACAAGGGCTTAGAGATTATCGACCTGACCGTTCAGCCCGACCACATCCACCTGTTCGTCAGTAGCCCACCGAAACACGCGCCCTCACTTCTCGCCAACTGGTTCAAGGGTATCTCCTCGCGGAAATACAACCACCGCTACGCCGACAACGAGGGCGAGAAGATTCGATGGGCGCGGGGCTACTACGCAGGGACGGCGGGGCACGTATCCAGCGAAACGGTACAGGACTACATTCAGCGTCACGGGGAGGGCGACCAATGA